Proteins co-encoded in one Corylus avellana chromosome ca9, CavTom2PMs-1.0 genomic window:
- the LOC132191996 gene encoding uncharacterized protein LOC132191996 has translation MREPAMGSSSAALLLISLCLCLCLCLVTSRASDKTTTLKGVDLESPAIVVTPSPVSGLSTSSGSKDALLCERVQVSGLSRLKLGSYASSFRITMSPSVEIPERLHSKFQVCFHRNDSLGLCQCENDDWKSFKGLWSSVMSPYEVRYIDVKFIGEVSGSVTVAVEEDFQRWRLVCLALGFVLLLLAPIVSSWVPFYYSSSMVIGVFLVIIILLFQGMKLLPTGRKNVFYLTVYGSVIGTGSFLLNYFSMMVNSILVNFGLGEEMHNPVSIFVLVGIVIAGAALGYWIVRKFVISKDGSVDVGIAHFVKWAMRIIGTTFILQSTLDTPLALATLVSCWAICNLIFSLKWAGTARQSYSGSVTPWLKQERQTTGKHSRPEFLSRSSPQGKMWSSPSKQSAWSNSPVRGVTSPSPSPSFGGKNEQEYYSTFHNVRNRKKFTKKEWDDFTRESTRQAITEWATSPEFADWMIDNADRVQLLPSECSDESMGSEDSTNENVVGSRGPFRFLNW, from the exons ATGCGTGAGCCAGCGATGGGCTCGTCTTCCGCTgcgcttcttctcatctctctctgtctctgccTCTGCCTCTGCCTCGTTACCTCACGTGCCAGCGACAAGACCACCACTCTCAAAG GTGTTGATCTTGAAAGCCCAGCTATAGTTGTCACTCCTTCCCCCGTTTCTGGCCTTTCAACTTCTAGTGGCTCTAAAGATGCTCTTCTGTGTGAGCGTGTTCAAGTTTCTGGTCtttcaagattgaaacttggGAGTTATGCCAGTTCTTTTCGGATTACCATGTCTCCATCTGTAGAAATCCCAGAGAGATTACATAGCAAATTTCAAGTTTGTTTTCACAG AAATGATTCACTTGGCTTATGTCAGTGTGAAAATGACGACTGGAAATCTTTTAAGGGGCTGTGGAGTTCGGTTATGTCACCTTATGAGGTTAGATATATTGATGTGAAGTTCATTGGTGAAGTATCTGGTTCTGTCACAGTAGCTGTTGAAGAAG ATTTCCAGCGATGGCGCCTTGTGTGTCTAGCATTGGGATTTGTTTTACTACTTTTGGCTCCAATTGTTAGCAGTTGGGTTCCTTTTTATTATAGCAGTTCAATGGTGATCGGGGTTTTTCTGGTCATTATAATCCTACTTTTTCAG GGAATGAAGTTATTGCCAACTGGTAGGAAAAATGTCTTCTATCTTACTGTATACGGATCAGTG ATTGGAACCGGATCTTTCCTTCTAAATTACTTTTCAATGATGGTTAATTCGATTCTTGTGAATTTTGGACTCGGTGAAGAGATGCACAATCCA GTCTCTATATTTGTGCTAGTGGGAATAGTCATTGCTGGTGCTGCTTTAGGATACTGGATTGTGAGGAAATTTGTAATCTCAAAAGACGGAAGTGTGGATGTTGGTATAGCTCATTTTGTTAAATGGGCAATGCGCATCATTGGAACCACCTTTATTTTACAG AGCACTCTTGACACCCCTCTAGCACTGGCGACCTTGGTTTCTTGCTGGGCTATCTGCAATCTTATCTTTTCTCTGAAGTGGGCTGGTACAGC GCGTCAATCATATTCTGGGAGCGTGACTCCTTGGCTGAAGCAGGAGAGACAGACAACAGGAAAGCATAGTCGACCTGAATTCCTTAGCAGGTCAAGCCCTCAAGGGAAGATGTGGAGTAGTCCATCGAAGCAGTCTGCTTGGTCCAACTCTCCCGTTAGAG GTGTAACATCGCCATCGCCATCGCCATCTTTTGGAGGAAAGAATGAGCAAGAATACTATTCAACCTTCCACAATGTGCGGAATCGAAAGAAGTTTACAAAGAAAGAGTGGGATGATTTCACACGGGAATCAACCCGACAAGCCATTACTGAATGGGCAACATCCCCTGAATTCGCTGATTGGATGATCGATAATGCTGACCGAGTACAACTCCTTCCAAGTGAGTGTTCAGACGAATCCATGGGAAGTGAAGATTCTACAAATGAGAATGTTGTAGGGAGCCGAGGGCCGTTCAGGTTTTTAAACTGGTAG
- the LOC132192175 gene encoding uncharacterized protein LOC132192175 isoform X1, with the protein MLQRTVLSKSIHLRRYSQSAAAAAIFHDAEVEAFPRPDPKYAETIVAIPRLSSGKSIAAKERKAGRVPSIIFEQEDGQHGGNKRLISVQANQIRKLVNHLGRSFFLSRLFDLEVRADVLDPEDIVEKVRVLPRLLHLHSATDAPLNVTFIRAPSNALLKVDVPIVFRGEDVSPGLRKGAYLNTIKRTVKYLCPADVIPPYIDVDLSELDVGQKLVMGDLKVHPALKLMQSKDEAVCKIMGSRVSDQKKSK; encoded by the exons ATGCTCCAACGCACCGTTTTGTCGAAGTCCATCCACCTCCGGCGCTACAGCCAATCGGCGGCCGCCGCCGCCATCTTCCACGACGCGGAGGTGGAGGCCTTCCCTCGGCCCGACCCCAAGTACGCCGAGACCATCGTGGCGATCCCGCGTCTTAGCTCAGGCAAGAGCATCGCCGCCAAGGAGCGCAAGGCCGGGCGTGTCCCCAGCATCATCTTCGAGCAGGAGGACGGCCAGCACGGCGGAAACAAGCGCCTCATCTCCGTCCAGGCCAACCAGATCCGCAAGCTTGTCAACCACCTCGGCCGCTCCTTCTTTCTTTCCAGGCTCTTCGATCTCGAGGTCAGGGCCGATGTATTGGACCCCGAAGATATCGTCGAGAAGGTTCGCGTTCTGCCCCGCCTG CTTCATCTGCATTCGGCCACAGATGCACCACTCAATGTTACCTTCATAAGGGCCCCTTCAAACGCTTTGTTGAAAGTTGATGTTCCTATTGTATTCAGAGGAGAAGATGTTTCCCCtggactaaggaaag GGGCTTATTTGAATACCATCAAAAGAACTGTTAAGTATCTTTGTCCAGCAGATGTCATCCCTCCTTATATTGATGTTGATTTGAGTGAGTTGGACGTGGGCCAAAAGTTGGTAATGGGAGACCTAAAGGTTCATCCAGCCCTAAAGCTAATGCAGTCAAAAGATGAGGCCGTTTGTAAGATTATGGGATCCAGGGTTTCTGATCAAAAGAAATCTAAATAA
- the LOC132192175 gene encoding uncharacterized protein LOC132192175 isoform X2 — MLQRTVLSKSIHLRRYSQSAAAAAIFHDAEVEAFPRPDPKYAETIVAIPRLSSGKSIAAKERKAGRVPSIIFEQEDGQHGGNKRLISVQANQIRKLVNHLGRSFFLSRLFDLEVRADVLDPEDIVEKLHLHSATDAPLNVTFIRAPSNALLKVDVPIVFRGEDVSPGLRKGAYLNTIKRTVKYLCPADVIPPYIDVDLSELDVGQKLVMGDLKVHPALKLMQSKDEAVCKIMGSRVSDQKKSK; from the exons ATGCTCCAACGCACCGTTTTGTCGAAGTCCATCCACCTCCGGCGCTACAGCCAATCGGCGGCCGCCGCCGCCATCTTCCACGACGCGGAGGTGGAGGCCTTCCCTCGGCCCGACCCCAAGTACGCCGAGACCATCGTGGCGATCCCGCGTCTTAGCTCAGGCAAGAGCATCGCCGCCAAGGAGCGCAAGGCCGGGCGTGTCCCCAGCATCATCTTCGAGCAGGAGGACGGCCAGCACGGCGGAAACAAGCGCCTCATCTCCGTCCAGGCCAACCAGATCCGCAAGCTTGTCAACCACCTCGGCCGCTCCTTCTTTCTTTCCAGGCTCTTCGATCTCGAGGTCAGGGCCGATGTATTGGACCCCGAAGATATCGTCGAGAAG CTTCATCTGCATTCGGCCACAGATGCACCACTCAATGTTACCTTCATAAGGGCCCCTTCAAACGCTTTGTTGAAAGTTGATGTTCCTATTGTATTCAGAGGAGAAGATGTTTCCCCtggactaaggaaag GGGCTTATTTGAATACCATCAAAAGAACTGTTAAGTATCTTTGTCCAGCAGATGTCATCCCTCCTTATATTGATGTTGATTTGAGTGAGTTGGACGTGGGCCAAAAGTTGGTAATGGGAGACCTAAAGGTTCATCCAGCCCTAAAGCTAATGCAGTCAAAAGATGAGGCCGTTTGTAAGATTATGGGATCCAGGGTTTCTGATCAAAAGAAATCTAAATAA
- the LOC132192276 gene encoding histone-lysine N-methyltransferase SUVR3, whose translation MRQPATKKSCQNNEGQQEEVEELNPSTAFLQCLELILPWLTPQELATVSLTSKSLNQISKSITHRRSSDASGSSENLPIPFHNTADDRLYAYFIYTPSQILPSFASQFRRQSWGSGGSSARPNSVSRLCVEPVSLVDELGEILSGCDCQRCEDDDRCPCIGLNGSDVASECGPSCGCGLECGKRLTQRGVSLRLKIVRDSRKGWGLFADQFIGKGQFVCEYAGELLTTKEATRRQQMYDERLSGAHFSSALLVLREHLPSGKACIRMNIDATRIGNVARFINHSCDGGNLSTKLVRSTGALLPRICFFSSRDIKENEELSFSYGETRLRSNGLQCFCGSSCCFGTLPSEHT comes from the exons ATGAGGCAACCAGCAACTAAAAAAAGCTGCCAAAACAATGAAGGACAgcaagaagaagtagaagagcTTAACCCCTCCACAGCTTTCCTCCAATGCCTGGAGCTAATCCTCCCGTGGCTAACACCACAAGAACTGGCCACTGTTTCTCTAACCTCCAAATCCCTCAACCAGATCTCCAAATCCATAACTCACCGCCGATCCTCCGACGCTTCCGGATCCTCCGAGAACCTCCCCATCCCATTCCACAACACCGCCGACGATCGCCTCTACGCCTACTTCATCTACACCCCTTCACAAATTCTCCCCTCTTTTGCCTCGCAATTCCGACGCCAATCTTGGGGCTCGGGCGGCTCCAGCGCGAGACCCAACTCGGTGAGTCGGCTCTGCGTAGAACCGGTGAGTTTGGTGGACGAGTTGGGTGAGATTTTATCTGGGTGTGATTGCCAGAGGTGTGAGGACGATGATCGGTGTCCGTGTATTGGGTTGAATGGTTCGGATGTGGCGAGCGAGTGCGGACCGAGTTGTGGGTGCGGGTTGGAGTGTGGGAAGCGGTTGACTCAGAGAGGGGTTTCGTTGCGGCTGAAGATTGTGAGGGATAGCAGGAAAGGCTGGGGTTTGTTTGCAGACCAGTTCATTGGTAAAGGCCAATTTGTGTGCGAGTATGCAG GTGAACTTTTGACAACCAAAGAGGCAACAAGGCGGCAACAAATGTATGATGAACGTTTATCAGGTGCCCATTTTTCTTCTGCTCTTTTGGTTTTGAGAGAGCATCTCCCATCTGGGAAAGCATGCATAAGAATGAATATCGATGCCACAAGAATAGGAAATGTTGCGCGGTTTATCAACCATTCATGCGATGGTGGTAACTTATCGACGAAACTGGTGAGAAGCACAGGAGCTTTGCTGCCTCGCAtttgcttcttttcttcaagagacataaaagaaaatgaggagCTTAGTTTTAGCTATGGTGAAACCAGGCTAAGGTCTAATGGTTTGCAGTGCTTTTGTGGTAGCTCTTGTTGCTTTGGAACATTGCCTTCCGAGCATACTTAG